In Flavobacterium sp. CBA20B-1, one DNA window encodes the following:
- the rpsA gene encoding 30S ribosomal protein S1 — MSEQTQNTKEFLDTFNWDSYENGIDAVDASNLKEFEDLVEKTFISTGDEEVVEGVVVRITDRDAIVDINAKSEGVISLNEFRYNPNLKVGDKVEVLIDVREDKNGQLVLSHRKARTIKAWDRVIAAHDTGEIVNGFVKCRTKGGMIVDVFGIEAFLPGSQIDVKPIRDYDQYVNKTMEFKVVKINHEFKNVVVSHKALIEADIEIQKKEIIGQLEKGQVLEGVVKNITSYGVFIDLGGVDGLIHITDLSWSRINHPSEVLELDQKLNVVILDFDDEKTRIQLGLKQLNAHPWDALDANLNVGDKVKGKVVVLADYGAFIEVAEGVEGLIHVSEMSWSTHLRSAQDFVKIGDEVEAVILTLDREERKMSLGIKQLSNDPWTDITSKYPVGSKHTGTVRNFTNFGVFVELEEGIDGLVYISDLSWTKKIKHPSEFVNVGDKLDVVVLELDVEGRKLSLGHKQTTDNPWDAHEAAYGVGTVHNGTIADLNDKGATINFEEDVVAFIPTRHLEKEDGKKLKKGDTADFKVIEFNKEFKRVVASHTATFREEEEKNFKAAEEKAAANNASNEKTTLGDIDALAELKAKMEGKN; from the coding sequence ATGTCTGAACAAACACAAAACACAAAAGAATTCTTAGACACTTTCAACTGGGACAGTTATGAAAACGGTATTGATGCAGTAGATGCTTCAAACCTTAAAGAATTCGAAGACTTAGTAGAAAAAACATTTATCTCAACCGGTGATGAAGAAGTTGTAGAAGGTGTAGTAGTAAGAATCACAGACAGAGATGCAATTGTTGATATCAACGCTAAATCTGAAGGTGTTATCTCTTTAAACGAATTTCGCTACAATCCAAACTTAAAAGTTGGTGACAAAGTAGAAGTTCTAATCGACGTTCGCGAAGATAAAAACGGACAATTAGTATTATCTCACCGCAAAGCACGTACCATCAAAGCTTGGGATCGCGTGATTGCAGCTCATGACACAGGCGAAATCGTAAACGGTTTTGTTAAATGCAGAACAAAAGGTGGTATGATCGTTGACGTATTCGGTATCGAAGCATTCTTACCAGGATCTCAAATCGATGTGAAACCAATCCGCGATTACGATCAATACGTAAACAAAACCATGGAATTTAAAGTTGTAAAAATCAACCACGAATTCAAAAACGTAGTAGTATCTCACAAAGCATTAATCGAAGCTGATATCGAAATTCAGAAAAAAGAAATCATCGGTCAGTTAGAAAAAGGTCAAGTATTAGAAGGAGTAGTTAAAAACATCACTTCATACGGTGTATTCATCGATTTAGGTGGCGTTGACGGATTAATCCACATCACAGACTTATCATGGTCTCGTATCAACCACCCATCTGAAGTATTAGAATTAGACCAAAAATTAAACGTAGTAATCTTAGACTTCGACGACGAGAAAACACGTATTCAATTAGGTTTAAAACAATTAAACGCACACCCTTGGGATGCTTTAGACGCTAACTTAAACGTTGGTGACAAAGTAAAAGGTAAAGTAGTTGTTTTAGCCGATTACGGTGCATTTATCGAAGTAGCAGAAGGAGTAGAAGGATTGATCCACGTTTCTGAAATGTCATGGTCAACTCATTTACGTTCAGCTCAAGATTTCGTTAAAATCGGAGACGAAGTAGAAGCAGTTATCTTAACTTTAGACCGCGAAGAGCGTAAAATGTCATTAGGTATCAAACAATTATCAAACGATCCTTGGACAGACATCACATCCAAATACCCAGTAGGTTCTAAACACACAGGTACCGTTCGTAACTTCACAAACTTCGGCGTTTTCGTTGAATTAGAAGAAGGTATCGACGGATTAGTTTACATTTCAGACCTATCTTGGACTAAGAAAATCAAACACCCATCAGAATTTGTAAACGTAGGAGACAAATTAGACGTTGTAGTGTTAGAATTAGATGTAGAAGGTCGCAAATTATCTTTAGGTCACAAACAAACTACCGACAACCCATGGGATGCACACGAAGCAGCTTACGGCGTAGGTACTGTTCACAACGGAACAATTGCAGACTTAAACGATAAAGGAGCAACCATTAACTTTGAAGAAGATGTAGTAGCCTTCATCCCAACTCGTCACTTAGAAAAAGAAGACGGAAAAAAATTGAAAAAAGGCGATACAGCTGATTTCAAAGTAATCGAATTCAACAAAGAATTCAAAAGAGTAGTAGCATCGCACACTGCAACATTCCGTGAAGAAGAAGAGAAAAACTTCAAAGCAGCAGAAGAAAAAGCAGCAGCAAACAACGCTTCAAACGAAAAAACTACCTTAGGAGATATCGACGCATTAGCAGAATTAAAAGCTAAAATGGAAGGTAAAAACTAA
- a CDS encoding DUF6029 family protein: MKKIFFLAAFLTSSFFYAQIRVGIESNSQYYIDDEKIKIDETEAEERLRSNTYIKLDYFKNKWEFGTQIEAYYPKAIINYNPDLQDAHIGTIYAKYNDFDNGVNITLGHFYEQFGSGLILRSWEDRALGINNALFGLNAKLRLTKNLDLTTLGGKQRFGMGFDLSESYVVGTNLEFNLSDALKLESTDLRLGASYVGRLDEEKVVDYNGVNDLINAFSGRVSLGLGSFNLSGEYIHKQKDIIFENDDYVGETFLDGNAILLNLGYNKNNFGSSVNLRRLENMMFYSERKFSGNVYNKGVINYVPALTKQYDFSLQNIYVYQAQGGVNWFEKRNGEIGGQYDFYYDFVEGTTLGGEYGTHLAVNGSYWAGLKSSYNFDTNILNDEFLQFGEKYYKDLAIEVRKRYSTKFQMIAMYMNQYYNAPLLEGKFDDVKTDIASVEGLYNFSETTSVRLQLQNMWATADKGDWGAALLEFVPNTMFSLYVTDMYNYGNSHPESRIHYYSVGGSFSKGATRIALNYGRQRGGLICVGGVCRFVPESNGLTVNLTTNF; encoded by the coding sequence ATGAAAAAAATATTTTTTTTGGCGGCGTTCTTAACGTCGTCTTTCTTTTATGCGCAAATTCGTGTAGGTATTGAATCAAATAGTCAATATTACATAGACGATGAAAAAATTAAGATAGACGAAACAGAAGCGGAAGAAAGGCTAAGGTCGAATACCTATATCAAACTAGATTATTTTAAAAACAAATGGGAGTTTGGAACCCAGATAGAAGCTTACTATCCCAAAGCAATAATCAACTACAATCCAGATTTACAGGATGCACATATCGGTACCATATACGCAAAGTATAACGATTTTGATAATGGTGTAAACATTACTTTGGGACACTTTTATGAGCAATTTGGCAGCGGATTAATTCTGCGTTCATGGGAAGATCGTGCATTAGGAATTAACAATGCGCTTTTTGGCTTGAATGCGAAGTTGCGATTAACAAAAAACCTTGACCTTACCACTTTAGGTGGTAAACAACGTTTTGGAATGGGATTTGACCTGTCTGAGAGCTATGTGGTGGGAACCAATCTAGAATTTAACTTGTCAGACGCATTAAAATTAGAAAGTACCGATTTAAGGTTAGGTGCCAGCTATGTGGGTAGATTAGATGAAGAAAAAGTGGTTGACTACAATGGTGTAAATGATCTTATCAACGCCTTTTCAGGTCGTGTAAGCTTAGGCTTAGGTAGCTTTAACCTTAGTGGTGAATATATTCATAAGCAAAAAGACATCATTTTTGAAAATGATGATTATGTTGGCGAAACATTTCTAGACGGGAATGCAATATTGTTAAACCTAGGATATAATAAAAATAATTTTGGATCTAGTGTGAATCTGCGTAGGTTAGAAAATATGATGTTTTATTCTGAAAGAAAGTTTAGCGGAAATGTATATAATAAAGGAGTGATAAACTATGTGCCTGCACTAACCAAACAATACGATTTTTCGCTGCAAAATATTTATGTGTATCAAGCGCAAGGAGGGGTTAATTGGTTCGAGAAAAGAAATGGAGAAATTGGCGGGCAGTATGATTTTTACTATGATTTTGTAGAAGGAACAACATTAGGAGGTGAATATGGAACCCATTTGGCCGTTAATGGATCCTATTGGGCAGGTCTAAAATCATCATACAACTTTGATACCAATATACTAAATGATGAATTTTTGCAATTTGGAGAAAAATACTATAAGGATCTGGCAATCGAAGTTAGAAAAAGATACTCAACAAAATTTCAAATGATTGCCATGTATATGAACCAATATTACAACGCACCCCTTTTAGAAGGAAAGTTTGATGATGTTAAAACAGATATAGCTAGTGTGGAAGGCTTATATAATTTTTCAGAAACAACCTCTGTTCGTTTGCAGTTACAAAATATGTGGGCAACCGCAGATAAAGGTGATTGGGGAGCAGCGCTATTAGAGTTTGTTCCAAACACAATGTTTAGCCTTTATGTAACCGATATGTATAACTACGGAAACTCACATCCAGAAAGTCGTATTCATTACTACAGCGTAGGAGGAAGCTTCTCCAAAGGAGCAACACGTATTGCTCTAAACTATGGACGTCAACGTGGTGGTTTAATCTGCGTAGGCGGTGTATGCAGGTTCGTGCCAGAATCAAACGGATTAACCGTAAACCTAACAACCAATTTCTAA
- a CDS encoding TlpA family protein disulfide reductase, with protein sequence MKLRTSLLIVCCFIATIAVAQNKLPNVSLKTLDNKAINIANYNNSSKPVIVSFWATWCGPCIRELEAIKTKYSHWKKDYGVELIAVSIDDSKTINRVKPMVASKSWKYNVLLDTNQDLKRTLNVVNVPYTMVLYKGKVMFTHSNYTPGIENIIEEELVKILKK encoded by the coding sequence ATGAAATTACGTACATCATTATTAATTGTGTGTTGTTTTATAGCTACTATTGCTGTAGCGCAGAACAAACTCCCAAATGTATCCCTAAAAACATTAGATAACAAAGCAATCAATATAGCCAATTATAATAACTCATCAAAACCGGTAATCGTTAGCTTTTGGGCTACTTGGTGCGGACCTTGTATTAGAGAGTTAGAAGCCATTAAAACAAAATACAGCCACTGGAAAAAAGACTATGGGGTGGAATTAATCGCTGTTTCTATCGATGATTCAAAAACCATTAATAGAGTAAAGCCTATGGTTGCATCTAAAAGCTGGAAATACAATGTTTTATTAGACACCAATCAAGACCTTAAAAGAACATTAAATGTTGTTAATGTTCCATATACCATGGTGCTTTACAAAGGAAAAGTGATGTTTACTCACTCCAATTATACACCGGGTATTGAAAATATTATTGAAGAAGAATTGGTGAAAATTTTAAAAAAATAA